The following proteins are co-located in the Polystyrenella longa genome:
- a CDS encoding amidohydrolase family protein codes for MTELIDTNIHLSRWPFRRLPGDETAKLIGKLRKKGVTEAWAGSFDGLFHHDIASVNARLSEECRITGEGLLVPFGSVNPMLPDWREDLRRCREDYSMPGIRLHPNYHGYDLTIPDFAELLDLAVEQNLIVQLVLSMEDERTHHPLVPVPHVDAAPLADLVTIRPKLKLQILNAFRALPLNKLAPLTGIENVSFDIAMLEGVGGVEKLLEKVSPQRVLFGSHSPFFYLESAQLKMVESELGWFQREAISFGNAHRFRNDS; via the coding sequence ATGACAGAGCTCATTGATACCAATATCCATCTCTCCCGTTGGCCGTTCCGACGCTTGCCGGGTGATGAAACTGCGAAGCTTATTGGCAAGTTAAGAAAGAAGGGAGTAACCGAAGCGTGGGCAGGAAGTTTCGACGGACTGTTTCACCACGACATCGCCAGTGTCAACGCACGATTGTCAGAAGAATGCCGCATAACTGGCGAAGGGTTGCTGGTTCCCTTTGGATCAGTGAATCCCATGCTTCCGGACTGGCGAGAAGATCTTCGTCGATGTCGCGAAGACTACTCGATGCCCGGAATTCGTTTACACCCCAATTATCATGGATACGATCTTACTATACCAGACTTCGCCGAATTGCTTGATCTCGCAGTGGAACAGAACTTGATCGTTCAGCTGGTCCTGAGCATGGAAGACGAGCGAACCCACCATCCTCTGGTGCCCGTCCCGCATGTTGATGCAGCCCCACTCGCGGATTTAGTAACCATACGGCCGAAGCTTAAATTACAGATCCTGAATGCGTTTCGTGCGCTTCCGCTTAACAAGCTGGCCCCATTGACAGGTATTGAAAACGTCAGTTTTGACATTGCGATGCTGGAAGGTGTGGGGGGCGTTGAAAAGCTATTGGAGAAAGTCTCTCCCCAACGCGTTCTGTTTGGTTCGCATAGCCCCTTCTTTTATTTGGAGTCGGCCCAATTAAAAATGGTCGAATCGGAACTGGGATGGTTTCAACGTGAAGCGATAAGCTTCGGGAATGCTCATCGTTTTCGGAATGACTCCTGA
- a CDS encoding amidohydrolase family protein: MQFHSSDESDLPLTRREWLGLNVSLAATMGIAFNSSSDAAEQGAKESLELNTGSPSRFEIWDQHCHLSGVTGKTPADRMDNLFQYADRLSISKLVLYMGWPFQTTPSAEELIRQNNQVLDAIKEREDRALAYVYVSPQHLETSLAEMKRCIEQGPMVGVKLWVAGRADDDAVDAIVTEATRLNAVVFQHTWIKTTGNLPGESTPGDLIALAERHPEAKLICGHAGGNWELGIRAVRNYPHVSLGIAGSDPTNGLVEMAVRELGAERVIYGSDAGGRSFASQLAKVYGAEISDEEKQLIFAGNLKRLLSPILETKGFAS; encoded by the coding sequence ATGCAATTTCACTCTTCTGATGAATCCGATCTACCACTAACTCGGCGCGAATGGCTGGGCCTGAATGTTTCCCTGGCGGCGACGATGGGAATCGCCTTCAATAGCAGTAGTGATGCTGCAGAGCAGGGCGCGAAAGAATCTTTGGAACTCAATACAGGCTCTCCCTCCCGCTTCGAAATTTGGGACCAGCATTGCCATCTTTCTGGTGTCACAGGCAAGACCCCGGCGGATCGAATGGATAACTTGTTTCAATACGCCGACCGATTGAGTATCTCCAAGCTGGTTCTCTACATGGGTTGGCCATTCCAGACGACTCCCAGTGCAGAAGAACTCATTCGCCAGAACAACCAGGTTCTCGATGCTATTAAGGAGAGAGAAGACCGGGCACTTGCTTATGTCTATGTCAGCCCTCAACACTTAGAGACGAGTCTGGCCGAAATGAAGCGTTGTATCGAGCAGGGGCCGATGGTCGGTGTGAAGTTATGGGTCGCCGGACGAGCGGATGATGACGCCGTCGATGCTATCGTGACTGAAGCGACTCGCTTAAACGCAGTTGTCTTCCAACATACCTGGATCAAAACAACAGGCAATCTACCGGGGGAATCGACACCCGGAGATCTCATTGCGTTGGCAGAACGCCATCCGGAAGCGAAATTAATCTGTGGTCATGCGGGTGGAAACTGGGAACTCGGAATTCGTGCTGTGCGCAACTACCCCCATGTTTCTCTGGGCATAGCTGGATCTGACCCTACGAACGGACTCGTCGAAATGGCAGTACGTGAACTTGGAGCCGAACGTGTTATCTATGGAAGTGACGCCGGTGGACGAAGTTTTGCCTCCCAGTTGGCGAAGGTATATGGAGCCGAGATCAGCGATGAAGAGAAACAGTTGATCTTCGCCGGAAACTTGAAGCGTTTGCTGTCACCCATTCTGGAGACGAAAGGATTCGCGTCCTGA
- a CDS encoding sigma-70 family RNA polymerase sigma factor, protein MNIPETRASLILRLSDKTDVEAWDEFVTIYQPLVYRLALKKGFQDADAHELVQEVHLAVSRAVDRWEPISGGPRFRDWLFQIARNLMINFMTRRKYKPWATGSPQIEALLNEHADPHGEESRLFDLEFRREVFQWAACQVEENVQPSTWQAFWMSSVEDIPIPEVAERLQMTVGAVYIARSRVIGRIRNHAHKYAEVNDRSNG, encoded by the coding sequence ATGAATATTCCTGAAACCCGAGCGAGCCTGATTCTCCGATTGTCCGACAAAACTGATGTCGAGGCGTGGGATGAATTTGTCACCATTTACCAACCGCTCGTCTACCGGTTGGCGTTAAAAAAAGGATTTCAGGATGCCGACGCACACGAATTAGTACAGGAAGTCCACCTGGCCGTTTCGCGAGCGGTGGATCGATGGGAGCCGATTTCAGGCGGCCCCCGGTTTCGAGACTGGCTGTTTCAGATCGCCCGAAATCTGATGATCAATTTTATGACTAGACGCAAGTATAAACCCTGGGCAACGGGCAGCCCTCAAATCGAAGCTCTATTGAACGAGCATGCCGATCCCCATGGTGAAGAATCCCGGTTATTCGATTTGGAATTCAGACGCGAAGTTTTCCAATGGGCAGCATGTCAGGTCGAAGAAAACGTTCAACCCAGTACGTGGCAGGCATTCTGGATGAGTAGCGTCGAAGATATTCCAATTCCTGAAGTTGCCGAACGACTGCAAATGACCGTCGGAGCCGTTTACATTGCCAGAAGCAGAGTAATTGGTCGTATTCGCAACCACGCCCACAAATATGCAGAAGTTAATGACAGGAGCAACGGATGA
- a CDS encoding PVC-type heme-binding CxxCH protein, which translates to MMSKQSIVSLLALAFLSLFTVEFIANTAADETDEVLAEALPHIQPLEPDEAESSFALQQGFRMELLAAEPLVYDPVAMQYDENGLAYVVEMSDYPYTGPEHDVAWQEQTSLPIGRVRILEDTDGDGKFDKSDIFADKLSWPTGVAFWKGGIFVAATPDLWYFKDTDGDRKADIRQKVFTGFRKFNVQAVMNNLKWGLDHKIYAAGGSNGGSITPGDDPGAKPIQFRRNDFRIDPTDNSFEVLTGGARFGNTFDDFGNRYICNIRNPAQHIVLQEKYLARNPDLPVSQAINDSAVAGDAIQVFRISPPEPWRVINAQRLASDATKKSPRSEMAATGYVTSSSGITIYRGAAYPEEFYGNAFIAEVAGNLVMRYQLEAAGPTFIANRAQDEVDFLASTDNWFRPVNFVNAPDGTLHVLDMYRETIEHPWSIPDDIKAHLDLESGRDRGRIYRLAPPSYPEGHQVHRRPHLGSATISELVAELENPNSWWRETAHRLIYERQDQAAVDPLRNILNQSENPIAKVHALWSLNGLGALEFDDVVQALKDESPRVREQAVLLAETRLLETRPIPSRAAIPEQKLLLDHVMPLTRDENARVRFQVALSIGGVTEERYSKAISKGLAEIARQDAGDLWTRTAILSSPGGHEAELLFGMMADRAFMESEGREFAEQLAEMIGIRKQPNQIEQLLGYLLQASTVTEPTFDPVRAGILTALGNGMQRSRLNVFTVIRQNTLSEELFVSAEEIVGQDNVEPETKVEAIQLLALKPLLEVKSLFKELLNPQQPPELQLAAVDALGKYIDPSVPEILLVMYAQLTPTVRTEVVEVLLSRPERINALFDAIEDGGVPVSEISPIRRGLLMKNRDATIKERAAKLFATDTPGPRSEVIEQYQSAIKLDKDSMRGEKVFRRLCTSCHKLGNEGHDVGFNLATIKNRTPAEVLIHILDPNREVSPNFLNYIVITDEGRTAIGVIAAETASSITLRRAEGKEETILRQNIDEITSSGQSLMPEGLEKDITPQQMADLISFLLENPPASSGE; encoded by the coding sequence ATGATGTCGAAACAATCGATCGTCTCACTTCTAGCCCTTGCTTTTCTCTCTCTCTTCACCGTGGAGTTCATTGCTAACACGGCTGCGGATGAGACTGATGAGGTATTGGCGGAAGCTCTGCCACACATCCAACCCCTGGAACCAGATGAGGCGGAATCATCGTTCGCTTTGCAACAGGGTTTCCGGATGGAACTGCTGGCCGCTGAACCCTTGGTTTACGACCCGGTTGCAATGCAGTATGACGAAAACGGCCTCGCCTATGTCGTAGAAATGAGCGACTACCCTTACACAGGGCCCGAACACGATGTCGCCTGGCAGGAACAAACATCGCTCCCCATCGGACGCGTTCGGATTCTGGAAGACACGGATGGCGACGGAAAGTTCGACAAGAGTGATATCTTTGCCGATAAGCTTTCCTGGCCAACGGGCGTCGCCTTCTGGAAAGGGGGCATCTTCGTCGCCGCCACTCCCGACCTCTGGTACTTCAAAGATACCGACGGGGACCGCAAAGCCGATATCCGCCAGAAGGTGTTCACTGGCTTCCGTAAATTCAATGTTCAAGCAGTGATGAACAATCTAAAGTGGGGACTCGATCATAAAATCTACGCTGCCGGTGGAAGTAATGGAGGTTCCATTACCCCGGGAGATGATCCCGGCGCCAAACCGATTCAATTTCGTCGAAATGATTTTCGTATTGATCCGACGGACAACTCGTTTGAAGTATTGACTGGGGGCGCCCGGTTTGGAAATACGTTCGATGATTTCGGAAATCGATACATCTGTAACATTCGCAATCCCGCCCAGCATATCGTCCTGCAGGAAAAATATCTCGCGCGGAATCCCGACTTACCCGTCAGTCAGGCAATTAACGATTCCGCCGTTGCAGGCGACGCCATTCAGGTATTTCGCATCAGCCCTCCTGAACCCTGGCGAGTGATCAATGCCCAACGACTCGCGTCAGATGCCACGAAGAAATCTCCACGGAGTGAAATGGCTGCTACGGGATATGTGACCTCGTCCAGTGGGATCACGATTTATCGCGGTGCTGCGTATCCTGAAGAGTTTTATGGAAACGCATTCATTGCCGAAGTCGCTGGAAACTTGGTGATGCGCTATCAGCTGGAAGCGGCTGGTCCGACATTTATTGCCAATCGGGCTCAGGATGAAGTCGATTTCCTGGCATCGACGGACAACTGGTTCCGCCCCGTCAACTTTGTGAATGCCCCCGATGGAACCCTCCATGTTCTGGACATGTATCGCGAGACGATCGAACACCCCTGGTCGATTCCGGATGACATTAAAGCTCATCTCGACCTCGAGAGCGGTCGCGATCGGGGACGGATTTATCGACTGGCGCCGCCATCCTACCCGGAAGGCCATCAGGTTCACCGGCGTCCGCACTTAGGAAGTGCGACTATTAGTGAACTGGTCGCTGAATTGGAGAATCCCAACAGCTGGTGGCGCGAAACTGCCCATCGCCTGATTTACGAACGACAAGATCAGGCTGCTGTTGATCCATTACGCAATATTCTGAACCAAAGTGAAAATCCCATCGCCAAAGTCCATGCGCTCTGGTCTCTGAACGGGTTGGGAGCACTCGAATTTGACGACGTGGTCCAGGCCCTTAAGGATGAGTCCCCACGCGTACGGGAGCAAGCCGTCCTGTTGGCCGAGACTCGTTTACTCGAAACTCGGCCCATTCCATCCCGAGCAGCTATACCAGAGCAGAAGCTGTTATTGGACCACGTAATGCCACTGACACGGGATGAAAACGCACGAGTTCGGTTTCAAGTCGCGCTATCCATTGGCGGGGTTACTGAAGAACGCTATTCCAAAGCCATTAGCAAAGGCTTGGCCGAGATCGCAAGGCAGGACGCAGGTGATCTCTGGACTCGAACGGCTATCCTCAGTTCACCCGGTGGTCATGAAGCGGAGCTCTTGTTTGGAATGATGGCTGACCGTGCGTTTATGGAGTCGGAAGGACGTGAATTTGCAGAACAATTGGCGGAAATGATTGGCATTCGCAAACAACCCAACCAGATCGAGCAATTGCTCGGTTATTTGCTACAAGCTTCCACAGTAACTGAACCGACATTCGATCCTGTTCGAGCTGGTATTCTGACGGCATTAGGAAATGGGATGCAGCGTAGTCGATTAAACGTCTTTACCGTTATCCGGCAGAATACTTTATCCGAAGAATTATTCGTGTCGGCAGAAGAGATTGTCGGTCAAGACAATGTCGAGCCAGAGACGAAGGTGGAAGCAATTCAGCTACTTGCGCTCAAACCCTTGCTCGAAGTGAAGTCACTTTTCAAAGAACTTCTTAATCCCCAGCAACCACCGGAACTGCAACTCGCCGCCGTGGATGCCCTTGGTAAGTATATTGATCCTTCGGTTCCTGAAATACTGTTGGTCATGTACGCACAGTTGACTCCTACTGTACGCACTGAGGTGGTTGAAGTTTTACTCTCACGACCGGAACGAATTAATGCATTATTCGATGCGATTGAAGATGGGGGTGTTCCCGTCAGTGAGATTTCCCCTATCCGTCGTGGTCTGCTCATGAAAAATCGGGATGCAACGATTAAAGAACGAGCGGCGAAGTTATTCGCGACAGACACACCTGGACCGAGGTCCGAAGTGATTGAGCAATATCAGTCCGCGATCAAACTGGACAAGGATTCCATGCGAGGAGAAAAAGTCTTTCGTCGCTTGTGTACATCTTGTCATAAACTGGGTAATGAGGGTCATGACGTTGGTTTCAATCTGGCAACGATTAAAAACCGAACACCCGCTGAGGTTCTCATTCATATTCTCGACCCCAACCGGGAAGTCTCTCCGAACTTTCTGAACTACATTGTCATCACTGATGAAGGACGCACTGCAATCGGTGTGATCGCAGCCGAGACGGCATCCAGTATCACCCTGAGGCGAGCTGAAGGAAAAGAGGAGACGATTCTGCGTCAAAACATCGATGAGATCAC